The Streptomyces sp. DH-12 genome has a window encoding:
- the glp gene encoding gephyrin-like molybdotransferase Glp: MSSAAPRTAEPDRLWSVDEHLDDILATVRPLEPIELNLLDAQGCVLVEDITAPVSLPPFDNSSMDGYAVRVADVAGASERYPASLEVVGDVAAGAADPVHVGPGQAARIMTGAPLPPGAETVVPVEWTDGGLGQGPAAGMRARSLAPDGATGQVGVHRPAPARAHVRAQGGDVRAGDRVLEAGTVLGPSQISLLAAVGRGTVRVRPRPRVVVLSTGSELVQPDEELRPGRIYDSNSFALTAAARDAGAIAYRVGAVADDAETLRDTIEDQLVRADLMVTSGGVSVGAYDVVKEALSHAGDEDEPGSGVEFRRLAMQPGKPQGFGSIGPDHTPLLALPGNPVSAYVSFELFVRPAIRTLMGLEDVHRPRVRAELTAEKALTSPKGRRQFLRGRYADGTVTPVGGAGSHLVAALARANALIVVPEDVEDVAPGTEVEVVLLG, from the coding sequence TTGAGCAGCGCCGCGCCCCGCACCGCAGAACCGGACCGCCTCTGGTCGGTGGACGAGCACCTGGACGACATCCTCGCGACCGTCCGCCCGCTCGAACCCATCGAGCTGAACCTCCTCGACGCACAGGGCTGCGTCCTCGTCGAGGACATCACGGCCCCGGTCTCCCTGCCCCCCTTCGACAACAGTTCGATGGACGGCTACGCGGTGCGGGTCGCCGACGTCGCGGGCGCGAGCGAGCGGTACCCGGCGTCCCTGGAGGTCGTCGGCGACGTCGCGGCCGGCGCGGCCGATCCCGTCCACGTCGGCCCCGGGCAGGCCGCCCGCATCATGACCGGCGCCCCGCTGCCGCCCGGCGCCGAGACCGTGGTCCCCGTGGAGTGGACCGACGGCGGACTCGGACAGGGCCCCGCCGCCGGGATGCGCGCCCGCAGCCTCGCCCCCGACGGCGCCACCGGACAGGTCGGCGTGCACCGCCCCGCGCCCGCCCGCGCGCACGTCCGCGCCCAGGGCGGCGACGTCCGGGCCGGCGACCGCGTCCTGGAGGCCGGCACCGTCCTCGGCCCGTCGCAGATCTCCCTGCTCGCCGCCGTCGGCCGCGGCACGGTCCGGGTGCGCCCCCGCCCGCGCGTGGTGGTCCTCTCCACCGGCAGCGAACTCGTCCAGCCCGACGAGGAACTGCGTCCCGGCCGGATCTACGACTCCAACAGCTTCGCCCTGACCGCCGCCGCCCGGGACGCCGGCGCCATCGCCTACCGCGTGGGCGCCGTCGCCGACGACGCCGAGACCCTCCGCGACACCATCGAGGACCAGCTCGTCCGCGCCGACCTCATGGTCACCTCCGGCGGCGTCAGCGTCGGGGCGTACGACGTCGTCAAGGAGGCGCTCTCGCACGCGGGTGACGAGGACGAGCCCGGCAGCGGCGTGGAGTTCCGCCGTCTCGCCATGCAGCCGGGCAAACCCCAGGGCTTCGGCTCCATCGGCCCCGACCACACCCCGCTGCTCGCCCTGCCCGGCAACCCGGTCTCCGCCTACGTCTCCTTCGAGCTGTTCGTCCGCCCCGCCATCCGCACCCTGATGGGCCTCGAGGACGTCCACCGGCCGCGGGTCCGTGCCGAGCTGACCGCCGAGAAGGCGCTGACCTCGCCGAAGGGCCGCCGCCAGTTCCTGCGCGGCCGGTACGCCGACGGCACGGTCACGCCCGTCGGCGGGGCCGGCTCGCACCTGGTCGCCGCCCTCGCGCGGGCGAACGCGCTCATCGTGGTCCCCGAGGACGTCGAGGACGTGGCGCCGGGCACCGAGGTCGAAGTGGTCCTGCTCGGCTGA
- the moaC gene encoding cyclic pyranopterin monophosphate synthase MoaC: protein MTVPSRGDTPGTFDDQSRLTHIDEAGAARMVDVSGKDVTARTARATGRVLVAPRVVELLRGEGVPKGDALATARIAGIMGAKRTPDLIPLCHPLALSGVKLDLSVADDAVEIAATVRTTDRTGVEMEALTAVSVAALTVIDMVKAVDKEAVITDVRVEEKTGGKSGDWSRS, encoded by the coding sequence ATGACCGTGCCTTCCCGGGGGGACACCCCCGGCACCTTCGACGACCAGTCCCGTCTGACCCACATCGACGAGGCGGGCGCCGCCCGCATGGTCGACGTGTCCGGCAAGGACGTCACCGCGCGCACCGCGCGGGCCACCGGCCGCGTGCTCGTCGCGCCCCGCGTGGTCGAGCTGCTGCGCGGCGAGGGCGTGCCCAAGGGCGACGCGCTCGCCACCGCACGCATCGCGGGCATCATGGGCGCCAAACGCACCCCCGACCTGATCCCGCTGTGTCACCCCCTGGCGCTCTCCGGTGTGAAACTGGACCTGTCGGTCGCGGACGACGCCGTGGAGATCGCGGCGACCGTGCGGACGACGGACCGCACGGGCGTCGAGATGGAGGCCCTCACCGCGGTGTCCGTGGCCGCGCTCACCGTGATCGACATGGTCAAGGCGGTCGACAAGGAGGCGGTCATCACGGACGTGCGGGTGGAGGAGAAGACGGGCGGCAAGTCGGGCGACTGGAGCCGGTCATGA
- a CDS encoding MogA/MoaB family molybdenum cofactor biosynthesis protein: MTAAAAPYRALVVTASNRAAAGVYADTGGPLIAAGLERFGFAVDGPRVVPDGDPVEAALRAAVDAGYDVVVTTGGTGVSPTDRTPEATRRVIDREIPGIAEAVRAYGRDKVPTAALSRGLAGVAGGTLIVNLPGSSGGVKDGLAVLEPLLRHAVDQLRGGDHPRPDTGDGGAR; encoded by the coding sequence ATGACGGCCGCCGCGGCCCCGTACCGGGCTCTGGTGGTCACGGCGTCCAACCGGGCCGCCGCCGGCGTCTACGCGGACACGGGCGGTCCCTTGATCGCCGCGGGCCTGGAGCGGTTCGGCTTCGCCGTCGACGGCCCGCGGGTGGTCCCCGACGGCGACCCCGTGGAGGCCGCCCTGCGCGCGGCCGTCGACGCCGGATACGACGTCGTCGTCACCACCGGCGGCACCGGCGTCTCGCCCACCGACCGCACCCCCGAGGCCACCCGCCGGGTGATCGACCGCGAGATCCCCGGCATCGCGGAGGCCGTCCGCGCGTACGGCCGGGACAAGGTGCCCACCGCCGCCCTCTCCCGGGGCCTCGCGGGAGTCGCGGGCGGCACGCTGATCGTCAACCTCCCCGGCTCCAGCGGCGGGGTGAAGGACGGCCTCGCCGTCCTGGAGCCGCTGCTGAGGCACGCCGTGGACCAGCTGCGCGGCGGGGACCACCCCCGTCCGGACACCGGTGACGGAGGTGCGCGCTGA